CCGCGGACGTCCATACATATGATTATGTACGCGAGGGATTTCAGCACATTGAAGGGTTGTGGAAGGAGGTTGATTTCTCACATATAGAGGAGATACGTTCTTCGATCCTATTGCAGATGCAGGAACTGGAGGACCGAGACCAACCTGCTGCAGAAGACATTCAGACTGCTCCGGAAACGGAACCATCTAAGACGGATCCAGAGAACTCGGAATCCGGGGATGAAGTAAAGGGGGTGACAGAACATGAAAGAGAAGCGATGGAGAATCGTGAGTAGCGCAGTGGGAACGCTTTTTCTCGTGATGATCTGTTTAACGGCATTTATTGTTCTTTCTTCCAGATTGTCAGGGGGGGAACCGACTTTTCTGGGGTACCAGGTGAAAGCCGTTTTATCAGGATCCATGGAGCCCACCTTCCAGACCGGTTCCATCATTTCCATCAAGCTTGGAGACATGCAGACCTCTTATCAAAAAGGAGATATCATCACCTTTCGCATGGAGGGCAAGCTGATTACACACAGAATCACGGAAGTCATCCAAGAAAATGGACAAGCTCTGTATAAAACCAAAGGGGATCACAATAACGGCCCTGATCTATGGACGGTTCCTCAGTCAGCGATCATCGGAAAGTATACCAACTTGACGATTCCCTATATAGGTTATGTCTTGAACTATGCCCATTCCAAAGCCGGTTCCGCATTATTGATGATCGTGCCGGGAATCTTATTGCTGGTTTCATCATTCCGCTCCATCCTTGTAGCTAAAAACGAACTTGAAGGAAGCAAAGCATAATGTGGTTTCATCTCCTATGTATCACCAAACATACATAGAAGTTTACTATATTTTTTCTATTAAAAAGGGAGGAATTATTCATGAGTTTTACCAAGAATGTAAGCAAAAGTATTATGAGTGCCGCATTGGGTTTATCATTGATCGGAGGGGGGACGTTCGCCTACTTCAGCGATGCAGAGGCGACAGAGAATACCTTCGCCGCGGGTACACTGGACCTGTCCATGAACCCAAGTGCCGTTGTCAACATCGACAACATCAAGCCCGGTGACGAAATTTACCGTGAATTCACCCTGAAAAACAATGGGTCCCTTGATATCCACCAGGTTCTATTGGACACCAAGTATCAAGTGCAGGATGCAAAAGGTGATAACACTGGCGACATGGCAGAGCATATCAAAGTCACCATCATGTACAACACAAGCAGTGCCACCAACGTAGCGGTTGAAACCACATTGGCTGAACTGCAAGGGGAAACACCGGACGTAACCGCCATCGGTTCCTTTATTGGAAGCAGCAATGACGGAGCCCTGCCAGTACCGGATGGGATCTCTGTCGGACAGGAAGAAAAGATCTTCGTATTATTCGAGTTCGTGGACAACGGGGAAGACCAGAACCAATTCCAGGGTGATACGTTGAAAGTGGACTGGACATTTAACGCCATGAGTGGTGACTCGACGTATCACGATGATACGGATCCGGAAAATAACTAATATTCTTAAGAGCCGGGGGACAGGTCCCCCGGCTCTTTTTTTGGGGGGAAGCAGGGAGCAGGGGGACGGTTCTTGTGCTTCTTTTTTGTGTTGTGAGGAAGCAGGAGAACCGTCCCCGTGCTTCCCTTATTAATATATTAATACACTAAATTGCCATTTAAGGTTATTTCGGGTCTGAAGTCATAGTATAATGGATTTGTTGTAAAAAAAATCCATTTTATTAGGAGGACAATTGTGAGGAAAGTATTGAGTATATTCTGTATGATGACCATGTTGCTATTAATCATTAACAACCGTGCACCGGTGGAAGCGTCTAGTTCCCAGGCGAACACGATGGAAGATGCTGTTCCCATTCTTCTTGATCAGGAATATGAAGGAACGTTGGAAACGACGGTGGATGTAGACTATTATCGATTCAATCTGGATAAAGCGGGAAATACGGTGATTCGATTTAATCGGGCAGAGGGTGCTACGTGGAATGTGGAAATCACGGATAAGGATGGACATCCTTATACCCATTTTTTCACAAGAAATCATTCTGGGGTCACAGGGTATGAAGAGGTAAGTATTGGGCTGCCTGCTGGTGAATATTTTATTAAAGTGAGCACCGAGGAATATAAATCCAAAGGAGTCCCTTATACGTTCATCGTTCAGCAAACAGCGAACGACTTCTACGAAAAAGAGTTTAACGACAAGGCTGAAGCTGCTTCTGCCATCCAAATCAATAGAGCCTACAAAGGACAGATACAAACGCATGATGATATCGATTATTTCACATTCACGTTAAATCGTGCCAATAATGTTGCCCTGAGCATAGACCGGTATGCTCAAGGTTCATGGAACATAAAACTCATAGATGAAAATGGAAAAGAGTATGTAGACCTCGATACGGATCATCATTTTGCGGAATATGGTCCTGATGAAGAGAGACTGGACCTTCCTGCGGGAACCTATTATGTGAGGCTTGAGAATAATTGGGGGACGCCAGGGATGAACTATGAATTCAAAGTCCAGGAGTTAACGGATCGGATTCAGGGAGCCAAACGTTTCGATACAGCCGTCGGAATTTCTCAGCATGGTTGGAAAACATCTGATACCGTTGTGCTGGTTTCAGGGAATGACTTCCCGGATGCCCTGGCAGGGGGGCCTTTGGCTTATTATCACAACGCACCGGTCCTCTTGACGGATCAGAAACAACTTCCGATTGCCACGTGGAGGGAAGTGCAGCGTCTCAAAGCGAAGAAGGTCATCATCTTAGGTGGTGAAGGAGCCGTTTCAAGTCATGTTACAGATGAATTGAAATACTTGGGGATTTCTGTGAAAAGAATAGGCGGAAACGATCGTTACGAGACAGCTGCATTTATTGCGAAAGAAATACCATCAACGAAAGCCGTCGTTGCCAACGGGAAAAAATTCCCTGACGCTCTCTCTGTGGCACCATATGCCTCCAGGAATAGTATTCCTATTCTATTAACCGATAGATCGTCCCTACCGGATGTGACGAAAAAAGCATTGGCAAGTAAAGCATCGTCCATTGTTGTAGGTGGGGAAGGGGCGGTCAGTGAGTTCGTAGAAAGTCAATTGCCAAATCCGGTTCGTTACGGTGGAGCAGACCGGTATGAAACAGCCAAGTTGATCATCAACCATTTACCACTCGGGAAGAACGCAGCCTATGTAGCAACAGGAAATAATTTCCCGGATGCTCTTGCAGGTTCGGCACTGGCAGCTAAACATAATGTGCCAATATTATTGGTAAGCGATCAGTCTATCCCGACTCCTACCCAATCCCTTCTGAGAGAATACTCTCGTTTCATCGTATGGGGCGGACCTGGAGCCGTAGCGGATAAAGTGGTGGATGCACTGGATAATAGTTTAATTCAGATTCAATAAATAATGCCGGAAGCAAGGGGACGGTTCTCTTGCTTCCTTTTTTTGCATTTTAATGGGGGAGCAGAAGAACCGTCCCTCTGCTTCACTCTAACTCAATCTTCACTTCATCTAATTCAACAGGGATGTTGGCACTTAACGAGCCTAATTCAGCTCTCAAGACATAAGAGTTCAGGCTGAAATCATCGAGTTGACTGATATCAAATGTACTTCTGAATCGTAATTCATCCTTTTGAAGGGTTTTGACGGAGTGCTTGATAGGTTCCTCATAGATTTCTTTTTCTGATGCCTTCACTAGAATGACATCATGTTGGACGAAATCCTTAAAGAAACTAAAGTCCTTGTTCACTGCATCCCCGTTATTCCATTGGAAGTCAACGGCAAGGGTATTGTCATCAACCGTTATATCTTCAATCGTAACAGATAGATTCTGTCTAGCTGCCTTCACTTCCGTAGGAGTTGAGGCATTCAGTGGAACAAATTGGTCCTTTGTATTAAGGGCTACCTTCGGATGTATTTCCAGGTATTTTGTTTCTCCTATTACCGACTGTGGAAGGATGCTTCTTCCTTTAACAATGTATTGATCCCCATTTTTCGTCGTTTCCAGGTCAATGCCATCCATGGAAAGGTTCATTTCGTTTCCTTTGTCATCATAGACTTCCAGGCGCATCTGATCATGCTTTCCTTGAACAGGGAATGTTGCCGTGTAGTTAATGGCGGTCGATGCTTTCCCGAGAATGACGGAATCAAAATGGACGTTGACGTCTGAAAGCTCATCACTTCGTTCTTGATCAAGTGTGACGGTTTCATAAGGCAGCTGCTTAATGGGGACATCGAATCTCCAGCTACCTTCTTGTCCGCCAATCGTTTTGAATTCGAGTGGGAAGGTCGTGTCTGATGGCAATTCCGATTTTGGATAACTTAGCTGTATGTGGCCGATATAGCCATCATCTGCCGGTTCCATATGCACGTATTCTTTGCTATCTGAAATTCCTTCATTTCCGTCAAAAATCTCATAAAATCCTGCGACCTGTCCATTGTCCTCTGTGTTCATCTTTCCTTTCGCCTTAAACGTCACTCCTACAACCGCTCCGTCATAATAGGCGTTGGTAATAGAGACATCGATTCCTTTACTGCTGGCGGTTTGATTGAGTTCCGTTATGAGTTCTTGTGATTGCAAGCTTATGCCAACGGAATCGTTAAACGTTTCATATACTTTCCCGAGGATAGGGACATCCGCCATGACATGAGACAGGGAAGGGGAAAGGAAGCTGGAAGAAACGAAAAGGGTGGCAGCTGCAACGGACGACCATATAGCGGTTTTCTTTTTCGTTTTATGTGCATCAGAATCAGCCCGGTTCCTTCCTTTCCGGATGGATTTTAATACATCCTCCTGGGGCACCTCAATCTTTTCATATGCTTCTTGAAATGAGTTTTTTTCCATTGTGGTTCATTCCTCCTAACGATTTTTTCAATCTCTCTTTGCCTCTGCTCAGATAGGTTTTCACTGTGTTTTCTGGTATGTTCATAATTTTAGCTACTTGGGTTATGGGGAGATCCTGAAAGTAGAAAAGAATGATGGCATCTTTATGTTTTTCATTTAGCTGGTTGATGGCATCTATTAGGTCCAGACTCTCGACTCCTTGTTCCGCTCGATCAACGTTTCTCTCTTTTACAATGTCTAGAGGAATCTCTTTCTTCTTTCTATTTAATACCTCATAAGAACAATGAATCAGGATCCTGGTTAGCCAGGTTAAAAAGAATTTCTCATTTTTCAATTTGCCGATTGATTTAAACGCTTTGTAAGAAGCCTCCTGAACCACATCCAGGGCATCTTCACGATTTCTGACATACAAGAACGCCGAGCGGTACAACTGATCACTATGCATAACAAGAAGCTCCTCAAGACACTTCTTATTGCCCTTTATGGCCTTCCTGATAAGACTAAGTTCATTCACTGCTTGCCCTCCTTTTTGATTATTAGAGTGGGGATGGGATGAATAAGTTTCAAGTTTTTTATTTTGTGAGCAGGGGGACGGTTCTCTTGCTTCTTTTTGGGGCATTTGGGAGAAGTGAAATACATCGCTATCGCGATGGTTGGAACATTTCTTCCGACTATAATAGGGTAAAGAGGAATTTGATGACATAATAGCGTATGAAAAAGTAGGTTCTTTTAGTTTGTCTGGAAGCAGAAGAACCGTCCCTCTGCTTCTTTAATAATAGATAACTTAACTTGTTTTGTCCTCACCAAAAAACGAAAACTATCCGTATAAAATAGTCGGTTTATATGAATATCCTTGTTGGTCAAGGTGAAGTGTTCATGACAACAAACATGAAGAGGTGTCCTGCCATTTGCGGTAGCAAGAATACAAAGAGGATTAAATATGATGAACCAGTCAGGCCACTTTGAATGAGGAGGATGAGAGGTGATAGCTAGGGGAATGCTGTTCAGTGAGTTGAAGGTTTAAATAAGAGCTTTCTTCGAGGGCTAGTACAACAATCAGAATTCAAGAGGACGGTTCTCATGCTTCCTTTCCCCGTATTTCAAAGGGGGAAGCAGAAGAACCGTCCCCCTGCTTCCCCCTGCTTCACTTCAATTTAATCTGAATTGAATCCCTTTCCTGTGCATGGATGGTCTTTGGAGGACTTTTCTGTAGAGCAGTCCTTTTTACTGAGCTGGTCACATTGTGCAACATATCACCTACATCATGTACGGACTCGATTAAAGGGTCGACGGCTTTCATTTTTCCTTTTACGTCATCGGAAATTTGGTTGGCTGTATGGATCAGTTCTTCTGCCTCGCCTGTGATGCCATTGACGGCATTCCTCGTATCAGACAGCGTCTTTTCCGTTTCAGCCAGTGTTGTCATTACTTTTCTTAATGTCATAATTAAATAGACGACGAGAATGGTGAATGCGACGGCTGCAATAACAGCACTCCATTCAAGCATGGG
The DNA window shown above is from Rossellomorea vietnamensis and carries:
- the sipW gene encoding signal peptidase I SipW, with product MKEKRWRIVSSAVGTLFLVMICLTAFIVLSSRLSGGEPTFLGYQVKAVLSGSMEPTFQTGSIISIKLGDMQTSYQKGDIITFRMEGKLITHRITEVIQENGQALYKTKGDHNNGPDLWTVPQSAIIGKYTNLTIPYIGYVLNYAHSKAGSALLMIVPGILLLVSSFRSILVAKNELEGSKA
- a CDS encoding CalY family protein, which encodes MSFTKNVSKSIMSAALGLSLIGGGTFAYFSDAEATENTFAAGTLDLSMNPSAVVNIDNIKPGDEIYREFTLKNNGSLDIHQVLLDTKYQVQDAKGDNTGDMAEHIKVTIMYNTSSATNVAVETTLAELQGETPDVTAIGSFIGSSNDGALPVPDGISVGQEEKIFVLFEFVDNGEDQNQFQGDTLKVDWTFNAMSGDSTYHDDTDPENN
- a CDS encoding cell wall-binding repeat-containing protein, with amino-acid sequence MRKVLSIFCMMTMLLLIINNRAPVEASSSQANTMEDAVPILLDQEYEGTLETTVDVDYYRFNLDKAGNTVIRFNRAEGATWNVEITDKDGHPYTHFFTRNHSGVTGYEEVSIGLPAGEYFIKVSTEEYKSKGVPYTFIVQQTANDFYEKEFNDKAEAASAIQINRAYKGQIQTHDDIDYFTFTLNRANNVALSIDRYAQGSWNIKLIDENGKEYVDLDTDHHFAEYGPDEERLDLPAGTYYVRLENNWGTPGMNYEFKVQELTDRIQGAKRFDTAVGISQHGWKTSDTVVLVSGNDFPDALAGGPLAYYHNAPVLLTDQKQLPIATWREVQRLKAKKVIILGGEGAVSSHVTDELKYLGISVKRIGGNDRYETAAFIAKEIPSTKAVVANGKKFPDALSVAPYASRNSIPILLTDRSSLPDVTKKALASKASSIVVGGEGAVSEFVESQLPNPVRYGGADRYETAKLIINHLPLGKNAAYVATGNNFPDALAGSALAAKHNVPILLVSDQSIPTPTQSLLREYSRFIVWGGPGAVADKVVDALDNSLIQIQ
- a CDS encoding DUF4179 domain-containing protein — its product is MEKNSFQEAYEKIEVPQEDVLKSIRKGRNRADSDAHKTKKKTAIWSSVAAATLFVSSSFLSPSLSHVMADVPILGKVYETFNDSVGISLQSQELITELNQTASSKGIDVSITNAYYDGAVVGVTFKAKGKMNTEDNGQVAGFYEIFDGNEGISDSKEYVHMEPADDGYIGHIQLSYPKSELPSDTTFPLEFKTIGGQEGSWRFDVPIKQLPYETVTLDQERSDELSDVNVHFDSVILGKASTAINYTATFPVQGKHDQMRLEVYDDKGNEMNLSMDGIDLETTKNGDQYIVKGRSILPQSVIGETKYLEIHPKVALNTKDQFVPLNASTPTEVKAARQNLSVTIEDITVDDNTLAVDFQWNNGDAVNKDFSFFKDFVQHDVILVKASEKEIYEEPIKHSVKTLQKDELRFRSTFDISQLDDFSLNSYVLRAELGSLSANIPVELDEVKIELE
- a CDS encoding sigma-70 family RNA polymerase sigma factor, whose product is MNELSLIRKAIKGNKKCLEELLVMHSDQLYRSAFLYVRNREDALDVVQEASYKAFKSIGKLKNEKFFLTWLTRILIHCSYEVLNRKKKEIPLDIVKERNVDRAEQGVESLDLIDAINQLNEKHKDAIILFYFQDLPITQVAKIMNIPENTVKTYLSRGKERLKKSLGGMNHNGKKLISRSI
- a CDS encoding DUF948 domain-containing protein produces the protein MLEWSAVIAAVAFTILVVYLIMTLRKVMTTLAETEKTLSDTRNAVNGITGEAEELIHTANQISDDVKGKMKAVDPLIESVHDVGDMLHNVTSSVKRTALQKSPPKTIHAQERDSIQIKLK